The nucleotide window GGGTCGCGGAGGCGGTCAGCCCGAGCATCGTCGAGATCAGCGCGACCTCGAACGCGGGCTCGTCCACCGGTTCCGGCGTGGTCGTCACGACCGGCGGCGAGATCATCACCAACAACCACGTGATCTCCGGCGCCTCGCAGATAAAGGTGCAGCTGCACAACGGCAAGTCGTACACCGCGAGCGTCGTCGGCACCGACAGCAAGAAGGACCTGGCGCTGATCGAGCTGAAGGACGCGCCGTCCGGTCTGACGCCCGCGACGCTCGGCGACTCCGACGCCGTCAAGGTCGGCGACGAGGTCGTGGCGATCGGCTCCCCCGAGGGCCTGACCGGCACGGTCACCAGCGGTATCGTCTCCGCGCTCGACCGGGACGTCACCGTCTCCACCGACGAGAGCCAGGGCCAGCAGCAGCAACAGCAGCAGGGCGGTGGCGGCAGCGACCAGTGGCCGTTCGAGTTCGGCGGGCAGCAGTTCAACGGCGACACCGGCTCGTCCACGACGACGTACAAGGCGCTCCAGACCGACGCATCCCTCAACCCGGGCAACTCCGGCGGCGCGCTGATCGACATGAACGGCAACATCATCGGCATCAACTCCGCGATGTACTCGGCCGCCACGG belongs to Streptomyces sp. V3I8 and includes:
- a CDS encoding S1C family serine protease; translation: MTESFRRSGEYPQGDHQQSTYSGQPYEQSHDQTHASSVNPEWPPPPAYRPDRQQGGSAPTALLTEPVSAAPAAPRKRAKGPLALLAAVAIAAAAVGGGTAYAFQELTGNDTAAAGSGTSTSVVAASRKGTVAGVAEAVSPSIVEISATSNAGSSTGSGVVVTTGGEIITNNHVISGASQIKVQLHNGKSYTASVVGTDSKKDLALIELKDAPSGLTPATLGDSDAVKVGDEVVAIGSPEGLTGTVTSGIVSALDRDVTVSTDESQGQQQQQQQGGGGSDQWPFEFGGQQFNGDTGSSTTTYKALQTDASLNPGNSGGALIDMNGNIIGINSAMYSAATDSSSSSSAGSVGLGFAIPVNTVKADLASLRSGGSDS